One part of the Xiphophorus maculatus strain JP 163 A chromosome 1, X_maculatus-5.0-male, whole genome shotgun sequence genome encodes these proteins:
- the LOC111608032 gene encoding tumor necrosis factor receptor superfamily member 5-like isoform X2, producing MISRRKAWAAMFVLLMILMRDFRVDSITCHQTEYQMGEECCPMCPIGKRVKADCTEFENTFCSPCTDGTFMDQPNGLKRCNPCSTCDSGAGLKEKQQCVITADTVCEPMEGFYCTDLKSGGCSVAQKHRSCEPGHYISRNGTASTDTECSECSSGSFSDGTMLSCQPHTQCEKENLHLIKAGTASTDAECGGKSSNTTGVVIGVLVIFLLVAAAIVVVVVLWKNKKIKIPNIFTKRQKPQRVSRFLTEL from the exons ATGATTTCAAGAAGAAAAGCTTGGGCTGCGATGTTTGTGCTCCtg ATGATTCTGATGAGAGACTTCAGAGTTGATTCCATCACATGTCATCAAACTGAGTACCAGATGGGAGAAGAGTGCTGTCCTATGTGTCCTATTG GTAAAAGAGTCAAAGCAGACTGCACAGAGTTTGAAAATACGTTCTGTTCGCCCTGCACAGACGGGACTTTCATGGACCAGCCAAACGGACTAAAGAGATGCAATCCATGTTCTACCTGTGACTCAG GAGCTGGGCTGAAGGAAAAGCAACAATGTGTAATAACTGCAGACACAGTTTGTGAACCAATGGAGGGATTCTACTGTACAGACCTTAAATCAGGAGGTTGTTCTGTAGCACAGAAACACAGGAGCTGTGAACCAGGACATTACATCAGCAGGAATG GAACAGCCTCCACAGACACAGAATGCTCTGAATGCAGCAGTGGATCATTTTCTGATGGAACAATGTTGTCATGTCAGCCTCACACACA aTGTGAAAAGGAAAACCTTCATCTGATAAAAGCAGGAACAGCTTCAACTGATGCTGAATGTGGAGGAAAAAGTTCCAACACCACAGGAGTTGTGATTGGTGTTTTGGTGATTTTCTTATTAGTTGCAGCAgcaattgttgttgttgttgttctctggaaaaataaaaaaattaaaataccaa atatttttacaaaacgACAAAAACCCCAAAGGGTAAGTAGGTTTTTAACTGAACTGTAA
- the LOC111609653 gene encoding tumor necrosis factor receptor superfamily member 5-like gives MRGFLFQTSFILILPLTMTSWATTFMLLVILMRNFRVDSFRCHITEYNIGEECCPMCSAGHRVRIDCTEFKSTSCQRCTDGTFMDLPNGLKRCNPCSTCDSGAGLKEKQQCVITADTVCEPMEGFYCTDLKSGGCSVAQKHRSCEPGHYISRMGTASTDTECSECSSGSFSDGTMLSCQPHTQCEKENLHLIKAGTASTDAECGGKSSNTTKIVIGVLFLVFLLVAAAIVVVVLWKTKKIRIPNFCTKRQKPQRDQAEGEQGVCLNAHGL, from the exons ATGAGAGGTTTTCTGTTCCAGACAAGTTTCATCCTCATCCTACCTTTGACAATGACATCTTGGGCAACAACATTTATGCTGCtg gtGATTCTGATGAGAAACTTCAGAGTCGATTCCTTCAGATGTCATATAACTGAATACAACATAGGAGAAGAGTGCTGTCCTATGTGTTCTGCTG gCCATAGAGTCAGAATAGACTGCACTGAGTTTAAAAGTACATCCTGTCAGCGATGCACAGATGGGACATTTATGGACCTGCCAAACGGACTAAAGAGATGTAATCCATGTTCTACCTGTGATTCAG GAGCTGGGCTGAAGGAAAAGCAACAATGTGTAATAACTGCAGACACAGTTTGTGAACCAATGGAGGGATTCTACTGTACAGACCTTAAATCAGGAGGTTGTTCTGTAGCACAGAAACACAGGAGCTGTGAACCAGGACATTACATCAGCAGGATGG GAACAGCCTCCACAGACACAGAATGCTCTGAATGCAGCAGTGGATCATTTTCTGATGGAACAATGTTGTCATGTCAGCCTCACACACA atgtgaaaaagaaaaccttcatcTGATAAAAGCAGGAACAGCTTCAACTGATGCTGAATGTGGAGGAAAAAGTTCCAACACCACAAAAATTGTGAtcggtgttttgtttttggtgtttttattagttgcagcagcaattgttgttgttgttctctggaaaactaaaaaaattagaataccAA aCTTTTGTACAAAACGACAAAAACCCCAAAGG GACCAAGCAGAAGGAGAACAGGGAGTTTGTTTAAATGCACATg GGCTATAA
- the LOC111608032 gene encoding tumor necrosis factor receptor superfamily member 5-like isoform X1 — MISRRKAWAAMFVLLMILMRDFRVDSITCHQTEYQMGEECCPMCPIGKRVKADCTEFENTFCSPCTDGTFMDQPNGLKRCNPCSTCDSGAGLKEKQQCVITADTVCEPMEGFYCTDLKSGGCSVAQKHRSCEPGHYISRNGTASTDTECSECSSGSFSDGTMLSCQPHTQCEKENLHLIKAGTASTDAECGGKSSNTTGVVIGVLVIFLLVAAAIVVVVVLWKNKKIKIPNIFTKRQKPQRDQAEEEQGVCLNVRETAN; from the exons ATGATTTCAAGAAGAAAAGCTTGGGCTGCGATGTTTGTGCTCCtg ATGATTCTGATGAGAGACTTCAGAGTTGATTCCATCACATGTCATCAAACTGAGTACCAGATGGGAGAAGAGTGCTGTCCTATGTGTCCTATTG GTAAAAGAGTCAAAGCAGACTGCACAGAGTTTGAAAATACGTTCTGTTCGCCCTGCACAGACGGGACTTTCATGGACCAGCCAAACGGACTAAAGAGATGCAATCCATGTTCTACCTGTGACTCAG GAGCTGGGCTGAAGGAAAAGCAACAATGTGTAATAACTGCAGACACAGTTTGTGAACCAATGGAGGGATTCTACTGTACAGACCTTAAATCAGGAGGTTGTTCTGTAGCACAGAAACACAGGAGCTGTGAACCAGGACATTACATCAGCAGGAATG GAACAGCCTCCACAGACACAGAATGCTCTGAATGCAGCAGTGGATCATTTTCTGATGGAACAATGTTGTCATGTCAGCCTCACACACA aTGTGAAAAGGAAAACCTTCATCTGATAAAAGCAGGAACAGCTTCAACTGATGCTGAATGTGGAGGAAAAAGTTCCAACACCACAGGAGTTGTGATTGGTGTTTTGGTGATTTTCTTATTAGTTGCAGCAgcaattgttgttgttgttgttctctggaaaaataaaaaaattaaaataccaa atatttttacaaaacgACAAAAACCCCAAAGG GACCAAGCAGAAGAAGAACAGGGAGTCTGTTTAAATGTACGAG AAACCGCAAACTAA